One part of the Streptomyces lydicus genome encodes these proteins:
- a CDS encoding nucleoside deaminase, which translates to MDFVQRTIDLARQNVAEGGRPFATVIVKDGEILAESPNKVAQTNDPTAHAEILAIREACVKLGTEHLTGTTVYVLAHPCPMCLGSLYYCSPDEVVFLTTRDAYEPHYVDDRKYFELDSFYAEFAKDYTERRLPMRHEPREDAVEVYKFWQANNGGERRVAGAPTR; encoded by the coding sequence CGACCTTGCCCGGCAGAACGTCGCCGAGGGCGGCCGGCCGTTCGCGACCGTCATCGTCAAGGACGGCGAGATCCTCGCCGAGTCCCCGAACAAGGTCGCCCAGACCAACGACCCCACCGCCCACGCCGAGATCCTCGCCATCCGTGAGGCGTGCGTGAAGCTGGGCACCGAGCACCTCACCGGCACCACCGTCTACGTGCTCGCCCACCCGTGCCCGATGTGCCTGGGCTCGCTCTACTACTGCTCGCCGGACGAGGTCGTCTTCCTCACCACCCGCGACGCCTATGAGCCCCACTACGTCGACGACCGCAAGTACTTCGAACTCGACTCCTTCTACGCCGAGTTCGCCAAGGACTACACCGAGCGCCGGCTGCCGATGCGCCACGAGCCGCGCGAGGACGCCGTCGAGGTGTACAAGTTCTGGCAGGCGAACAACGGCGGCGAACGCCGCGTGGCCGGCGCCCCCACCCGCTGA
- a CDS encoding VOC family protein, whose amino-acid sequence MSELPSRLTAVTLGARDMPELRRFYRGLGWEELPSSDNNWAGFLLGGVLLALYPVEELSAEAANGAPAPAGWSGLTLICNVDRREQVDSAFAAAVAAGATAVEEPVDRSWGGRSAYIADPEGNRWEIAWAPGVQLDARGALIALGG is encoded by the coding sequence ATGTCTGAGTTGCCCTCTCGCTTGACGGCCGTGACGCTCGGCGCCCGGGACATGCCTGAGCTGCGCCGGTTCTACCGTGGTTTGGGGTGGGAGGAACTCCCGTCCAGCGACAACAACTGGGCGGGCTTCCTGCTCGGTGGGGTGTTGCTCGCGCTGTATCCCGTGGAGGAGCTGTCGGCTGAGGCGGCGAATGGTGCGCCGGCCCCTGCCGGGTGGTCGGGCCTCACGCTCATCTGCAACGTGGACCGTCGTGAACAGGTGGATTCCGCCTTCGCGGCGGCGGTGGCGGCCGGCGCCACCGCCGTGGAGGAGCCGGTGGACCGTTCGTGGGGCGGCCGGTCGGCGTACATCGCTGACCCCGAAGGCAATCGCTGGGAGATCGCATGGGCGCCGGGTGTGCAGCTCGACGCCCGCGGCGCGCTGATCGCTTTGGGCGGCTGA